The proteins below are encoded in one region of Casimicrobium huifangae:
- a CDS encoding phytanoyl-CoA dioxygenase family protein encodes MKTFSLSPSVIEDYQRDGAVVIRGALDAGELALLERGIEANLAAPGPLAAVASAADDPGHFFEDFCNWQRIPEYEHIMRHSALPSISAQLMRSQRVRLYHDHLLVKEAGTRQPTPWHQDQPYYNVDGRQNVSFWIPVDPVPRESTLEFLAGSSDGTWYMPRTFMTQQAKWFPEGSLADIPDMTLQENRNRVIGWALQPGDLVAFHMLTLHASAGSANRRRVFSARYLGDDMVHAPRSWRTSPEIPGLKEQLAPGSPLAHPLFPEVWAVPVAEIRQ; translated from the coding sequence ATGAAGACATTCAGCCTGTCGCCGTCGGTTATTGAGGACTATCAGCGCGATGGCGCCGTAGTGATCCGCGGCGCACTTGATGCCGGCGAGCTGGCGTTGCTGGAACGCGGCATCGAAGCCAACCTTGCTGCGCCCGGCCCGCTGGCAGCGGTGGCCAGCGCGGCCGACGACCCCGGCCACTTCTTCGAGGACTTCTGCAACTGGCAGCGAATCCCCGAATACGAGCACATCATGCGCCACAGCGCGTTGCCGTCGATCTCCGCGCAACTCATGCGAAGCCAGCGCGTGCGCCTGTATCACGATCACCTGCTGGTGAAAGAGGCCGGCACCCGGCAACCCACGCCCTGGCATCAGGACCAGCCGTACTACAACGTCGACGGGCGGCAGAACGTGAGCTTCTGGATTCCCGTCGATCCGGTGCCGCGCGAAAGCACGCTCGAATTTCTCGCCGGGTCCAGCGATGGCACCTGGTACATGCCGCGCACCTTCATGACGCAACAGGCGAAATGGTTTCCGGAAGGCTCGCTCGCCGACATTCCCGACATGACTCTGCAGGAAAATCGCAACCGCGTCATCGGCTGGGCGCTGCAGCCGGGCGACCTCGTCGCGTTCCACATGCTCACCCTGCACGCCAGTGCGGGCAGCGCGAACCGCCGCCGTGTGTTCAGCGCCCGCTACCTTGGTGACGACATGGTGCACGCGCCACGGTCGTGGCGTACTTCACCGGAAATCCCTGGTTTGAAAGAGCAGCTTGCGCCGGGCAGCCCGCTCGCGCACCCTTTGTTCCCCGAAGTTTGGGCTGTTCCTGTTGCAGAAATTCGGCAATAG